From Oryza sativa Japonica Group chromosome 4, ASM3414082v1, one genomic window encodes:
- the LOC136356045 gene encoding uncharacterized protein: MCEGLNLEIRFASVAHPQSNGAAERTNGKILEALKKRLEGAAKGKWPEEMLSVLWALRTTPTRPTKFSPFMLFYGDEAMTPAELGANSPRVMFSRREEGREVSLELLEGVRVEALEHMRKYATSTSATYNKKVRPTELMPGHLVLRNKANPIAVGKLESKWEGPYLIKHKSRT, encoded by the coding sequence atgtgcgaaggactgaacctggaaatcaggttcgcgtcggtcgcgcacccgcagtcaaatggggcggccgaacgtacaaatggtaagatcctagaagcactaaagaaaaggctcgagggggcagcgaagggcaaatggccagaggaaatgctatctgttctctgggcccttcggactacccccacaagaccaaccaagtttAGCCCGTTCATGCTTTTTTATGGCGACGAAGCAATGACCCCAgcagagctaggggctaactcaccaagggtgatGTTCTCTAGACGCGAAGAGGGGCGCGAAGTGTCGCTCGAACTCTTGGAGGGGGTAAGAGTCGAAGCACTTGAGCACATGCGCAAGTATGCCacaagcacttcggcaacttacaacaaaaaagttcgaccgaCGGAACTGATGCCTGGTCATCTTGTCCTAAGGAATAAAGCGAACCCGATTGCTgttggcaagcttgaatcaaagtgggaaggaccatacctCATCAAGCACAAGTCTAGGACGTGA